TGTTTAAGTATATCCTTCTCCCATTCAAAAACCCTTTCATCTCAGATCATTATGGTTGGTATCGTGGACATGTTATGCGGTATAGGCTTCTCATTATAAAAAATAGGCTTCGCGAACTTCCCTACAAATATTCCAATCCAACTTCTCCGAGGACGGGAATTTCCGGTTGCAATATCGTGAAACGAAGAGCAGTGCGCTAACATCTGAGCAGCCTTCATTTTACCCCAGCGTGGTTTCTAATCCGGTTTAAGATTGTCGATCCGAGCCAATATTGCTTCTACATCCGATTTGTTATAAATACTTCCCAATACTTAAGCGCCCCCAAATGGTCTTATATGTATAATAGGAGCAGCCTCGCTCTGGCCGCTATAGCGGGCTGCTCCGTGATATCTCGGATCAAACGCGTCTGTTCTAAATCATTAGCTATACTATACAGCCGTCAAGATAATGGGCTGATTTTTTGTAATGATAATTGTATGCTCGTGCTGGGCTACATAGCTATTGTCAGGGACACTTAATGTCCAGCCGTCCGACTGCTCAACGGCATATCCTGCACCTGTAGATAGAAAAGGCTCGATCGTAATAACCATGCCCTCCTTCAATACCCGTTTATCATGCTTGTTGTAGAAGGGTAGAATCTCTGTTGGGGATTCATGCAGTGATTTTCCGATACCATGACTGCATAGATTTTTAATAATGTTGTATCCGCCTTTTTTAGCCTCGATTTCAATAATCCTGCCGATTTCGTTCAGTTTAACTCCATGCTTCAGTGAAGAGATTACTTTCATCATGGTCTGATGCGTGTATTGGCACAGCTGCATTAATGAAGACTCATATGGAGGAATCACAAAAGAATGACCCGCATCCGCATAATACCCCCCCGCTTCTGCAGAAACATCAATGTTGATTAAATCGCCTGGCTGAATAATTCGATTACCTGGTATACCGTGAGCAACTTCGTGGTTAACACTAATACAGGTATTTCCAGGGAAATCATAAGTGATCTTCGGTGCCGACACAGCACCATTCCTGGCCAGAATCTGCCCTCCAATTTCATCAAGTTCCTTTGTTGTCATTCCGACACGTGCCTGAATTTTCATTTCTTTGATCGTCATGGCAACAATTCTGCCGATTTCCTTCAGACCTTCAATATCATTCTGCGATCCTACTGTCATCTAATTCCCTCCATTTAACTCATGTATCTAATTTACCACATCTATCACTCAGTTATATATTAAAGAATGATCGACCAATCAATCATTGAATATTTTTTGCTTTTTATAGGCCAATGGAGTCATGTTCATTGATTTCTTGAATTGACTTATAAAATAGCTAGTGCTGTTAAAACCAACCTGATAAGCCACATCTGTAACATTATATTCAGGCGCTTGCAGCAGGAGCAAGCTTTTTTGAATTCGGTATTCCATCACATAACTCAGCGGTGTATCCTTTATAAATCTTTGAAAATAGCGGCAGCACTCAGATCTGCTTAGCTGCCCTGCTCTTGCGATATCTTCTAGAACGATCTTCTCAGGATAATGTAAATGTATCCAGTTCAACATCTTCTTCATCTTCTCGTTCTTTAACATCTCCCCTTCTATGTATTCTAATTGAAAATGATTCAAAATCAGGTTTCTCCATATCTGTGCAAGCTCTATAGAAATATCGATTTCATATGCAGGTGGACGCTCCTGGATCAAACGGTCAATCTCAACGATGCTGTTTATAATGTTAGTCACCCACTGCTCTGATGTGTTCAGTAGGATGTATGGTAAGTTTGTTGCTTTTATATAAGGATACACATAAGTTCCGTATAACTCTTGGGACAGCATAAATCTCGGAGAAATGTTCAAACAAATGTAGACACAACCCGAATGATTGTCATCTTTGGCAAGGTGCAGACAGCCACTATTAATAAATAAAGCTTCCCCCTTCGCCAATCTCACTCTTTCTTCCTGGATCTGAAAAACAACTTGCCCTTTGACAACAAGTACAAATTGAAGTTCTTCATGCCAGTGCATTGGGATATATCCGTTAATATTACAAATGATCGTCGTGTGATAGCATGCGAGTGGCAATATGGTGGTTCGGTGCTGCGTAAGCTCTTTAAAATCCGGGTCAATTGTAAATTCTTTAAATTGCATTCATGAACACCTAACCTCAATATATTTATATTTTTATATCTGATTTTTGTATATATTTATACATTTTCTATTTATTATAGTCAAAGCAGGATACGATTTTAATACTTTACTGGAGTGTTGGCTATGAATAGAAAAAGAGGTTTAATTCTGATTATTCTGGGTGCTATATTCTGGGGAATTGGCGGAACGGTAGCGAAGAAGCTCTTTCAATACGGTATAGATATGGGTTCGCTCGTAACCGTTCGCTTGCTGATTGCGGGGATACTTCTTCTTACCATCCATTGTTGTAAAAAGGGCAGCCGAAATATATTTGAGATCTGGACAGATAAAAAGCGATCGATCCAGCTCATCATATTTGGACTCGTTGGTATGCTCGGCGTTCAGTATACGTATATGGCTTCGATCGAACGGGGGAACGCTGCTGTAGCCACATTGCTGCAGTATCTGGCACCTGTCATGATTATGATGTACTTGCTAATCCGGGGAAGATCTGCACCTACCAAGAAAGATATGTTGACTGCAGCGCTGTCTTTAATTGGATGTTTTTTCTTGCTGACAAATGGTTCATTAATCCAGTTATCCGTACCGCATGATGCGGTTGTATGGGGAGTGTTATCCGGAGCTGCGCTTGCCTTCTATACCCTTTATGCTGTCCAATTACTCAAGAATTACGATTCGTTAGTTATCGTCGGCTGGGCAATGTTAATCGGTGGAGCCGCAATCAGCTTGATTCATCCGCCTTGGCATTTAATGTTCACAAGCTTGCCGATTGAAGCCTATTTATATTTATGTTTCGTTATCATATTTGGAACTATGCTGGCCTTCTGGTTCTATATTGAGAGCTTAAACAGCTTGTCTCCAAAGGAGTCCAGTCTTATGGGCAGCCTTGAGCCAGTCGCGGCCGTGCTGACGACCGTATTCTGGTTAAAGGATTCCTTCGGAGGGTTTCAATGGATGGGAACGCTCTGCATCATGATCATGGTGATCTACCTAACACTTAATAAAGACGCTGCTTCAAATCACGCGAACTCACAGAACTAATCGAATTAATACCGCTATTCACCGTTTACGGATGTCTCCCGTCGGTCGATGATCTCTTCAGGCAGCTGCTTGGACATACCGGGTACGTGGCGTGGCTGATACTCGATGAATTCCGATGAATACACAGCCACTGCAATTTGTCCTCCGTTGCTGTAAGCCCGAATAAGGATTGGCTCATTATAGGCGTTCTGAAACGCGAAATCCGGCCCTCCCCAACTGACGGTTGCATCCCTTCCAGCCAGAACATAAGGTACGTTCCGGCTATGGGAGTACCGCTTCACGATTTGCAGCCCCGCTCTGTCAATGGCATTGAACAACGTGGAGGATACTTGACATATCCCTCCTCCCACACCTTCCGACAGTTCCCCCCGGACAATGACGCCCGCTTTTTTGTACCCCTTATCTATAGTTCTCATGCCCACAACCTCGTTAAAAGAGAACATCTCTCCAGGAAACACAACAGCACTGTCAATTGCCTTGGCTGCCAATGCGATGTTATGCGAGCGATTTTTATTATTGGAATTAAAATAAGTGACATAATACCCGATTGGCTTCGTTCGAATGGATGTGAGTATCTCGGCATCTACTTTGGGATGTAAAGTATAGGTTGGAAGCTCAACCGTTGCCGGTCCCTTTCCATAGTAATAGTTGTAGAAGAGAGCCAGCATTTTACGTCGATCCAAGCGATATCCGTTGTGACCCTCTTCAATATGACCATCCATCGCAATTCGTGCGTTTTCAGGCTTCTTTATTGTCTTTCGATCCAATTGATCCACCCACTGTTCATAGGTATCCGTGTTAATGAGCGGAAACACGCCAAGATTATACTCGGTCCGATCCAGTGTACTCAGTGAATTACCATCTTGGGTTACAGTCAATAGATCCCCTGGATTCGCTTGCATCGTGAGCAGTCCAAACAGGACCATGGCGGATAACCATTTCAAATGCGTTTGCCTCCTTTCCGATCGATTCCATAACAGTCCTTCTGGTATTATGATAAGCTTTTGAAAAATTCATGCATTACAGCTGAAATCGATGTTCTATCCTTAATCATTTTTATTCATTAGTGTGGAAGTTTTCTGGTATGATTGAACCTGGAATTGGTACTGAATTTTAAGATGGTCAAGGAGGGTCTTGCATGAATGCTTCGATACATAAAACAAACAGCTACTATTGGAATACTATAGGAAATGACTTCTTAAGAGCCATCGTGCTTCCTTACTATGGAGCATTTATTTCAGAAGAAAAACATCAGCTCTTTGGCGATGTAACTGAAAAAAAGCTGCTGGAGATCGGCTGTGGAAACGGTCAATCCCTACAGTATCACGGAGAGCACAACGCATCTGAGCTATGGGGCATTGATCTATCTGAGAAGCAAATTGAGAAGGCAGCGCAGCACCTGAAGTCATGCGGCGTGTCTGCCAAATTGATCTGTTCACCCATGGAAGAGGAATGCGGCATACCAGCGGATTATTTTGACTTTGTCTATTCGATCTATGCTATAGGCTGGACCACGGACCTCGAGGGAACTTTTAAACGAATCGCCTCTTATGTCAAAAAGGATGGCGCTTTTATTTTCAGCTGGTCCCATCCTATACACAAATGTGTAACTGCTGAAAATAACATGTTTGTATTTAATAAGAGCTATTTTGATGAAGCTTGGTATCCAGTTCCTCTAAATGAAGGCGCACTAACCTTAGCGGATCGCAAATTATCAACCTATGTGAATGCGCTATCCAATGCGGGCTTTGTTATTGAACAAATGATTGAGGAAACGGATGAGGAGCTGATGTATTCGCGGGAAGATAACAGTGAGCTTGCGGACAGAGCAAAGATGTTTCCAATAACGTTTGTGATCAAAGCAAGAAAGCTATAGTATCCAAGCAGGGGATTATCTCCTGCTTTCTTTTATAACATTAGTTAGAAATACTTAGAACATAAATCGGCTGTAAACAAGTCTAAATTGGAGTTGCCTGATACTTTAGTAATTTCATTGAATGCTGCTTGTGTCTTCTCAACATTTCTGCTGAGCGGAA
This sequence is a window from Paenibacillus urinalis. Protein-coding genes within it:
- a CDS encoding AraC family transcriptional regulator, with the protein product MQFKEFTIDPDFKELTQHRTTILPLACYHTTIICNINGYIPMHWHEELQFVLVVKGQVVFQIQEERVRLAKGEALFINSGCLHLAKDDNHSGCVYICLNISPRFMLSQELYGTYVYPYIKATNLPYILLNTSEQWVTNIINSIVEIDRLIQERPPAYEIDISIELAQIWRNLILNHFQLEYIEGEMLKNEKMKKMLNWIHLHYPEKIVLEDIARAGQLSRSECCRYFQRFIKDTPLSYVMEYRIQKSLLLLQAPEYNVTDVAYQVGFNSTSYFISQFKKSMNMTPLAYKKQKIFND
- a CDS encoding VanW family protein, yielding MKWLSAMVLFGLLTMQANPGDLLTVTQDGNSLSTLDRTEYNLGVFPLINTDTYEQWVDQLDRKTIKKPENARIAMDGHIEEGHNGYRLDRRKMLALFYNYYYGKGPATVELPTYTLHPKVDAEILTSIRTKPIGYYVTYFNSNNKNRSHNIALAAKAIDSAVVFPGEMFSFNEVVGMRTIDKGYKKAGVIVRGELSEGVGGGICQVSSTLFNAIDRAGLQIVKRYSHSRNVPYVLAGRDATVSWGGPDFAFQNAYNEPILIRAYSNGGQIAVAVYSSEFIEYQPRHVPGMSKQLPEEIIDRRETSVNGE
- the map gene encoding type I methionyl aminopeptidase, whose amino-acid sequence is MTVGSQNDIEGLKEIGRIVAMTIKEMKIQARVGMTTKELDEIGGQILARNGAVSAPKITYDFPGNTCISVNHEVAHGIPGNRIIQPGDLINIDVSAEAGGYYADAGHSFVIPPYESSLMQLCQYTHQTMMKVISSLKHGVKLNEIGRIIEIEAKKGGYNIIKNLCSHGIGKSLHESPTEILPFYNKHDKRVLKEGMVITIEPFLSTGAGYAVEQSDGWTLSVPDNSYVAQHEHTIIITKNQPIILTAV
- a CDS encoding class I SAM-dependent methyltransferase, giving the protein MNASIHKTNSYYWNTIGNDFLRAIVLPYYGAFISEEKHQLFGDVTEKKLLEIGCGNGQSLQYHGEHNASELWGIDLSEKQIEKAAQHLKSCGVSAKLICSPMEEECGIPADYFDFVYSIYAIGWTTDLEGTFKRIASYVKKDGAFIFSWSHPIHKCVTAENNMFVFNKSYFDEAWYPVPLNEGALTLADRKLSTYVNALSNAGFVIEQMIEETDEELMYSREDNSELADRAKMFPITFVIKARKL
- a CDS encoding EamA family transporter, which produces MNRKRGLILIILGAIFWGIGGTVAKKLFQYGIDMGSLVTVRLLIAGILLLTIHCCKKGSRNIFEIWTDKKRSIQLIIFGLVGMLGVQYTYMASIERGNAAVATLLQYLAPVMIMMYLLIRGRSAPTKKDMLTAALSLIGCFFLLTNGSLIQLSVPHDAVVWGVLSGAALAFYTLYAVQLLKNYDSLVIVGWAMLIGGAAISLIHPPWHLMFTSLPIEAYLYLCFVIIFGTMLAFWFYIESLNSLSPKESSLMGSLEPVAAVLTTVFWLKDSFGGFQWMGTLCIMIMVIYLTLNKDAASNHANSQN